A portion of the Pseudomonas synxantha BG33R genome contains these proteins:
- a CDS encoding ParD-like family protein — MASAAMDRSINAQAEFWIKIGLLAELNPHLPYNELINKLLLDKPDLIRGRG; from the coding sequence CTGGCCAGCGCCGCCATGGACCGCTCAATCAATGCCCAGGCCGAGTTCTGGATCAAGATCGGCCTGCTGGCCGAACTCAACCCACACCTGCCCTACAACGAACTGATCAACAAGCTGCTGCTGGACAAACCCGACCTCATCCGAGGGCGCGGCTGA
- the map gene encoding type I methionyl aminopeptidase, producing the protein MIKTPAQLAVMRESGRLLAQVFSMLDGFVAAGRSTLELDSAVEAFIRNELKARPASLGQYDYPFCINTSINEVVCHGMPSAKEVLKDGDIINIDITLEKGGFIADSSKMYMIGNVAPKARRLVEQTFEAMWAGIRQVRPGARLGDIGHAIQSHAQANGYSVVREYCGHGIGRQMHEDPQVLHFGRPGTGLELREGMVFTIEPMLNQGSAKVRDLKDGWTVVTKDNSLSAQWEHTVAVTTDGFEVLTLQPHTDA; encoded by the coding sequence ATGATCAAGACCCCCGCACAACTGGCGGTGATGCGCGAATCCGGGCGCCTGCTGGCCCAGGTATTCAGCATGCTCGACGGTTTTGTCGCCGCCGGGCGCTCGACCCTGGAGCTGGACAGCGCCGTCGAGGCCTTCATCCGCAACGAGCTCAAAGCCCGCCCGGCGAGTCTTGGGCAATACGACTACCCCTTTTGCATCAACACCTCGATCAACGAAGTGGTGTGCCATGGCATGCCCAGCGCCAAGGAGGTGTTGAAAGACGGCGACATCATCAACATCGATATCACTCTGGAGAAAGGCGGGTTTATCGCTGACTCCAGCAAGATGTACATGATCGGTAACGTGGCGCCCAAGGCCAGGCGTCTAGTGGAACAGACCTTTGAAGCCATGTGGGCCGGCATTCGCCAGGTTCGCCCCGGCGCACGACTGGGCGATATCGGCCATGCGATCCAGAGCCATGCACAGGCCAACGGCTACAGCGTAGTACGTGAGTATTGCGGCCACGGCATCGGCCGGCAGATGCACGAGGACCCCCAAGTGCTGCACTTCGGCCGCCCCGGCACCGGGCTGGAACTGCGCGAAGGCATGGTGTTTACCATCGAGCCAATGCTCAATCAGGGCAGCGCCAAGGTGCGCGACCTCAAGGACGGCTGGACAGTGGTGACCAAGGACAACAGCCTGTCGGCGCAGTGGGAACATACTGTGGCGGTGACGACAGACGGGTTTGAGGTGCTGACACTGCAACCGCACACCGACGCATAA
- a CDS encoding RimK family alpha-L-glutamate ligase — protein MSAVQGHWREVSEQNVAATITSSGYLSVATKASKQVVIIVERKEDWASYFPSEDIVTAQEYLEQTRESETGKRVQVINLCRSYKYLGHGYYCSLLAEARGHKVIPSVRTISELTKKSLYGLSLDDLDKTLDKALSHHLYSNTEGFILTLYFGRTNIEPLQELARQLFETFPCPILLVEFRKHNGWHIDGVKSGVLHKLRDDQEDQFAHALDNFSRKVWRQPRSRRLARYDLAILHDPQEQLPPSNARALENFVRVGKSLGIDVELIERKDYSRLAEYDALLIRETTSVDNHTYRFAKKAESEGLVVMDDPASILRCTNKVYLTDLLNSHQLGMPATEILYKERPEDFERVGERLGFPLVLKIPDGCFSRGVMKVQSQEALLKATAELFEHSVLLLAQEFFYTEYDWRIGVLNRKPIFACQYFMSKGHWQIYNHKAIGLDINGECRTLAVHEAPKAVVELAVKTANLIGDGLYGVDLKQSGDKVVVIEVNDNPNMDAGIEDAYLQDDLYALVLEEFVRRLELKRQGQGW, from the coding sequence ATGTCAGCGGTACAAGGTCATTGGCGTGAAGTATCCGAGCAAAACGTCGCGGCGACAATAACTTCCAGCGGTTATTTATCGGTCGCCACCAAAGCGTCCAAGCAAGTGGTGATCATTGTCGAACGCAAGGAAGATTGGGCCTCCTACTTTCCCAGCGAAGACATCGTGACGGCCCAGGAATACCTTGAGCAAACCCGTGAAAGCGAGACGGGCAAACGTGTGCAGGTCATCAACCTGTGCCGCAGTTACAAGTACCTGGGCCATGGTTACTACTGCTCATTGCTGGCCGAAGCGCGCGGGCACAAGGTGATTCCGTCGGTGCGCACCATCAGTGAACTGACTAAAAAGTCGCTGTATGGCTTGTCACTGGACGACCTGGATAAAACCCTCGATAAAGCCCTGAGTCATCACCTTTACAGCAATACCGAAGGCTTTATCCTGACACTTTATTTTGGTCGAACCAATATAGAACCGCTGCAAGAGCTGGCCCGCCAGTTATTTGAAACCTTTCCGTGCCCGATCTTGTTAGTTGAGTTTCGCAAACACAATGGCTGGCATATCGACGGGGTTAAGTCCGGCGTGTTGCACAAGTTGCGCGATGACCAGGAGGATCAGTTCGCCCACGCCCTCGACAACTTCAGCCGCAAGGTCTGGCGCCAGCCGCGCTCACGCCGTTTGGCGCGGTATGACCTGGCGATTCTGCACGACCCTCAGGAGCAACTGCCACCGTCCAATGCCCGCGCCCTGGAAAACTTTGTGCGGGTCGGCAAGAGCCTGGGCATCGATGTGGAGTTGATCGAGCGCAAGGATTATTCACGTCTGGCCGAGTACGACGCCTTACTGATCCGCGAGACCACCAGTGTCGACAACCATACCTACCGCTTCGCCAAAAAAGCCGAAAGCGAAGGCCTGGTGGTGATGGACGACCCGGCGTCGATCCTGCGGTGCACCAACAAGGTTTACCTCACCGACCTGCTCAACAGCCATCAACTGGGCATGCCTGCCACCGAGATTCTCTACAAGGAGCGACCGGAAGACTTCGAAAGGGTCGGCGAGCGCCTGGGCTTCCCGCTGGTGTTGAAGATCCCCGACGGTTGCTTCTCGCGCGGCGTGATGAAGGTGCAAAGCCAGGAAGCCCTGCTCAAGGCCACCGCCGAGTTGTTTGAACATTCGGTGCTGTTGCTGGCCCAGGAGTTTTTCTACACCGAGTACGACTGGCGCATCGGTGTGCTCAACCGCAAGCCGATCTTCGCGTGCCAGTACTTCATGTCCAAGGGCCATTGGCAGATTTATAATCACAAGGCTATCGGCCTGGATATCAACGGCGAATGCCGCACCCTGGCGGTCCATGAAGCGCCCAAGGCGGTGGTGGAACTGGCGGTAAAGACCGCCAACCTGATCGGCGACGGCCTCTACGGTGTTGACCTCAAGCAGTCCGGCGACAAGGTGGTGGTGATCGAGGTCAACGACAACCCGAACATGGACGCCGGTATTGAAGATGCCTATCTGCAAGACGACCTGTATGCGCTGGTGCTGGAGGAGTTCGTGCGACGCCTGGAGCTGAAACGCCAGGGTCAGGGCTGGTGA
- the sfnG gene encoding dimethylsulfone monooxygenase SfnG encodes MSQQAVKFAYWVPNVSGGLVVSKIEQRTHWGIDYNRKLAQLAEAAGFEYGLTQIRFTAGYGADNQHESVAFSHALLAATTTLKVIAAILPGPWQPALAAKQLATIDQLTNGRIAVNIVSGWFKGEFQAIGEPWLEHDERYRRSEEFIRALKGIWTQDDFTFKGDFYRFNNYSLKPKPLGQPEVFQGGSSRAARGMAARVSDWYFTNGNTPEGIKAQVDDIRTKAGANHHSVKVGVNAFVIARDTEEEARAVLAEIIEKADPEAVHAFGDAAKQAGKASPEGEGNWAKSSFEDLVQYNDGFKTNLIGTPQQIAERIVALKAVGVDLILAGFLHFQEEVEYFGQRVLPLVRELEAKAGVKQVA; translated from the coding sequence ATGAGTCAGCAAGCCGTGAAATTTGCCTATTGGGTGCCCAACGTCAGCGGTGGGCTGGTGGTCAGCAAGATAGAACAGCGCACTCACTGGGGCATCGACTACAACCGCAAGCTTGCGCAGTTGGCCGAGGCGGCCGGCTTCGAATATGGCCTGACGCAAATTCGCTTCACCGCCGGTTACGGCGCCGACAACCAGCATGAGTCCGTCGCGTTCAGCCATGCGTTGCTGGCGGCGACCACCACGCTCAAGGTGATCGCGGCGATCCTGCCCGGCCCTTGGCAGCCGGCGTTGGCAGCCAAACAACTGGCGACCATCGACCAGCTCACCAACGGGCGCATCGCGGTGAATATCGTCAGTGGCTGGTTCAAGGGCGAATTCCAGGCGATCGGCGAACCCTGGCTGGAACACGACGAACGTTATCGCCGCTCCGAGGAATTTATCCGCGCCCTCAAAGGCATCTGGACCCAGGACGATTTCACTTTCAAGGGCGACTTCTACCGCTTCAACAATTACAGCTTGAAACCCAAACCGCTCGGCCAGCCGGAAGTGTTCCAGGGCGGCAGCTCACGGGCGGCGCGGGGCATGGCGGCACGCGTGTCGGACTGGTACTTCACCAACGGCAACACGCCCGAAGGCATCAAGGCCCAGGTTGACGACATTCGCACCAAGGCTGGCGCCAATCACCATTCGGTGAAAGTGGGTGTAAACGCCTTCGTGATCGCCCGCGACACCGAAGAAGAAGCCCGCGCCGTACTCGCCGAAATCATCGAAAAAGCCGACCCCGAAGCGGTGCATGCGTTTGGTGATGCGGCCAAACAGGCGGGCAAGGCCTCACCGGAAGGCGAGGGCAACTGGGCCAAGTCCAGCTTTGAAGACCTGGTGCAATACAACGACGGCTTCAAGACCAACCTGATCGGCACGCCGCAGCAGATCGCCGAGCGCATCGTTGCGCTCAAGGCCGTGGGCGTGGACCTGATACTGGCCGGCTTCCTGCATTTTCAAGAGGAAGTCGAATACTTCGGCCAACGCGTCTTGCCGCTGGTACGCGAGCTGGAAGCCAAGGCCGGGGTCAAGCAGGTGGCTTAA
- a CDS encoding acyl-CoA dehydrogenase family protein gives MTEQHVINPLSTGADYPALAARFRPIFQRIAEGAVEREHSRTLPHEPIQWLKDAGFGAVRVPVEYGGDGASLPQLFELLIELAAADSNVPQALRGHFAFAEDRLNAPPGASRDLWFKRFVDGDIVGCAWTEIGTVAIGEVVTQVSPDGDHWKLNGEKFYSTGSLFSDWIDVYAQRSDTGAAVIAATRTHQPGVVQSDDWDGFGQRTTGSGTSRFTDAVVETENLIDFATRFKYQTAFYQLVLLATLAGIGRAALSDVAHQVRNRQRIYSHGNATHVSQDAQVQQVVGEVAALVYAAQASALKAAVPAQQAYLARFGGNDVAEREANVAAEIESATAQVVVSDLIQRATSQLFNALGASDVRQGKALDRHWRNARTVSSHNPVIYKARIVGDWVINGTEPPFVWQIGNGPAKS, from the coding sequence ATGACTGAACAGCACGTCATCAACCCACTGTCTACCGGCGCCGATTACCCTGCGCTGGCCGCACGTTTTCGGCCGATCTTCCAGCGCATCGCCGAGGGTGCGGTTGAGCGCGAGCACAGCCGCACACTGCCCCATGAACCGATTCAATGGCTCAAGGACGCTGGCTTTGGCGCGGTGCGGGTGCCAGTGGAATACGGCGGCGATGGCGCGTCACTGCCGCAGTTGTTTGAACTGCTGATTGAACTGGCGGCGGCTGATTCCAACGTGCCCCAGGCCCTGCGCGGGCACTTCGCATTTGCCGAAGACCGCCTGAATGCGCCACCCGGCGCAAGCCGTGATCTGTGGTTCAAGCGTTTTGTCGATGGCGATATCGTCGGCTGCGCCTGGACCGAAATCGGCACGGTGGCCATCGGTGAGGTGGTGACCCAGGTCAGCCCTGACGGCGACCACTGGAAACTCAACGGCGAAAAGTTCTACAGCACCGGCAGCCTGTTCTCGGACTGGATCGATGTTTACGCTCAACGCAGCGACACCGGCGCCGCCGTGATCGCCGCCACCCGCACCCATCAGCCAGGCGTGGTGCAGAGCGATGACTGGGACGGCTTTGGCCAGCGCACCACCGGCAGCGGCACCTCGCGGTTTACCGACGCGGTGGTGGAAACTGAAAACCTGATCGACTTTGCCACCCGCTTCAAATACCAGACTGCGTTCTACCAACTGGTGTTGCTGGCGACACTGGCCGGTATCGGTCGCGCTGCGCTCAGCGACGTGGCCCACCAGGTGCGCAACCGCCAGCGCATCTACAGCCATGGCAATGCAACGCACGTCAGCCAGGATGCGCAGGTGCAACAGGTGGTGGGCGAAGTCGCCGCGTTGGTATACGCCGCCCAGGCCAGCGCGTTGAAGGCCGCAGTGCCGGCGCAACAGGCTTATCTGGCGCGCTTTGGCGGCAATGACGTGGCCGAACGCGAAGCCAATGTGGCGGCTGAGATTGAGTCGGCGACGGCGCAAGTGGTGGTTTCGGATTTGATCCAGCGTGCCACCAGCCAGTTGTTCAACGCCTTAGGGGCCTCGGATGTGCGCCAAGGCAAGGCGCTGGACCGGCATTGGCGCAACGCACGGACGGTGTCTTCGCACAATCCGGTGATCTACAAGGCGCGGATCGTGGGCGACTGGGTGATCAACGGGACAGAGCCACCGTTTGTGTGGCAAATCGGCAACGGCCCGGCGAAGTCCTGA
- a CDS encoding sulfite exporter TauE/SafE family protein, with the protein MDVGNFGFVVAGLIVGFIVGMTGVGGGSLMTPILLWFGINPATAVGTDLLYAAITKSGGVLVHSKNRNIDWTITGWLTLGSVPAVLLTLWFLASLHTDPSAMNAVIKQALGFVLLLTALAILFKKSLLAFAQRHAGDDYHMRPRNLNALTVVTGAVLGTMVALTSIGAGALGTVALFILYPFLATRRLVGTEIAHAVPLTLVAGLGHASMGNMDWHLLGFLLIGSLPGIYFGSHMTGKISDSVLRPCLAVMLMAVGYKLAF; encoded by the coding sequence ATGGATGTGGGTAATTTTGGTTTCGTGGTTGCCGGCCTGATCGTGGGTTTTATCGTGGGTATGACCGGTGTCGGTGGTGGCTCGCTGATGACGCCGATTCTGTTGTGGTTCGGTATCAACCCGGCCACCGCGGTGGGCACTGACTTGCTGTATGCCGCCATCACCAAGTCCGGTGGTGTGCTGGTGCACAGCAAGAACCGCAATATCGACTGGACCATCACTGGCTGGCTGACCTTGGGCAGTGTGCCGGCGGTGCTTTTGACGCTGTGGTTCCTTGCCAGCCTGCACACCGACCCCAGCGCGATGAATGCGGTGATCAAGCAGGCGCTGGGCTTTGTGCTGTTGCTGACCGCATTGGCGATCCTGTTCAAGAAAAGCCTGTTGGCCTTTGCTCAGCGACATGCCGGTGATGACTACCACATGCGCCCGCGCAACCTGAACGCCCTGACCGTGGTGACCGGCGCGGTCCTCGGCACCATGGTCGCCCTGACGTCCATTGGCGCCGGGGCCCTCGGCACGGTGGCGCTGTTTATCCTGTATCCGTTCCTGGCCACGCGCCGTCTGGTGGGCACCGAAATTGCCCATGCCGTGCCCCTGACCCTGGTGGCGGGCCTGGGCCACGCGAGCATGGGCAATATGGACTGGCATCTGCTGGGCTTCTTGCTGATAGGTTCGTTGCCGGGGATCTACTTCGGCAGCCATATGACCGGCAAGATCTCAGACAGCGTGTTACGTCCGTGCCTGGCGGTCATGTTGATGGCTGTGGGGTACAAGCTGGCGTTCTGA
- a CDS encoding class I SAM-dependent methyltransferase, with protein sequence MSGVHTSAQQGFSTQAVTYAQGRPDYPRQLTGWLADALGIDAQSTVVDLGAGTGKFTRLLCSLAPTVIAVEPVAAMGAQLSKLLPDVRLLDGTAESIPLASASVDALVCAQAFHWFSTRAALAEIHRVLKPKGCLGLVWNVRDESVDWVAAITEIITPYEGDTPRFHTGHWRVPFTGEYFRAPQKTCFAYHHVGSPQEVIMDRFLSVSFIAALPAAQKATVTAQLRTLIDTHPALRGRDTVAFPYQTQAYQCERLS encoded by the coding sequence ATGTCTGGTGTCCACACGTCTGCTCAACAGGGTTTCTCTACCCAGGCTGTCACTTACGCTCAGGGGCGCCCTGATTACCCCCGGCAACTCACCGGCTGGCTGGCCGACGCGCTGGGCATCGATGCTCAATCGACGGTGGTTGACCTCGGTGCCGGTACTGGCAAGTTCACCCGTTTGCTCTGCAGCCTGGCGCCGACGGTGATTGCGGTCGAACCGGTAGCGGCCATGGGCGCGCAGTTGTCCAAGCTGTTGCCGGATGTACGTTTGCTCGACGGCACCGCCGAATCCATCCCCCTGGCGTCCGCCAGTGTCGACGCACTCGTGTGTGCCCAGGCGTTTCACTGGTTCTCGACCCGCGCTGCACTGGCAGAGATCCACCGCGTGCTCAAGCCAAAAGGGTGCCTGGGACTGGTGTGGAACGTGCGCGATGAATCGGTGGACTGGGTGGCGGCGATCACCGAAATCATCACGCCTTACGAGGGCGACACCCCACGTTTTCATACCGGGCACTGGCGCGTACCCTTTACCGGTGAGTATTTTCGCGCGCCGCAAAAAACCTGTTTTGCCTACCACCATGTGGGCAGCCCACAGGAAGTGATCATGGATCGTTTTCTCTCGGTGAGCTTTATCGCCGCGTTGCCAGCCGCGCAAAAGGCCACGGTCACCGCGCAACTGCGCACGCTGATAGACACCCATCCCGCCCTGCGAGGCCGTGACACCGTGGCCTTCCCGTATCAGACCCAGGCTTATCAATGTGAACGGCTAAGCTAA
- a CDS encoding ATP-binding protein, whose protein sequence is MFRVLLRLYLITIVTYSAAIFLIPKLVIQLFEHRYMDYNIEQSRGLQKLMVKQYQRAPVEHWSQVTDQLSRDFAPLKVELLLRQDARYTPQEEQLLEQGKSVIRLGEWGWMEEISSPINQQFAVKLTIPPDPLDMNLLYWSMNVLIGAALLACLLVWLRPHWRDLERLKSTAALLGKGHLGERTRLPPSSSIGSLATVFDTMADDIEHLLNQQRDLLNAVSHELRTPLTRLDFGLALALSEDLPQASRERLQSLVAHIRELDELVLELLSYSRLQNPAQLPERVEVALDEFIDSVLGSVDDELENPEIVIDVALDCTVERFSLDPRLTARALQNLLRNATRYCDKRIQVGVKVCPNGCEIWVDDDGIGIPMDQRERIFEPFYRLDRSRDRATGGFGLGLAISRRALEAQGGTLTALASPLGGARFRVWLPSQAD, encoded by the coding sequence ATGTTCCGTGTGCTGCTACGCCTCTACCTGATCACTATCGTCACCTACAGCGCAGCCATCTTTCTGATTCCCAAGCTGGTGATCCAACTGTTCGAACACCGCTACATGGACTACAACATCGAACAGTCCCGCGGCCTGCAAAAGCTGATGGTCAAGCAATACCAGCGCGCACCCGTGGAACACTGGTCCCAGGTGACCGACCAGTTGAGCCGCGATTTTGCGCCATTGAAGGTTGAACTGTTGCTGCGCCAGGACGCTCGCTATACGCCGCAGGAAGAACAACTGCTGGAGCAAGGCAAGTCGGTGATCCGTCTGGGCGAGTGGGGCTGGATGGAAGAAATCAGCTCGCCGATCAACCAGCAGTTCGCGGTCAAGCTGACCATTCCGCCGGACCCGCTGGACATGAACCTGCTGTACTGGTCGATGAACGTGCTGATCGGCGCGGCGCTGCTGGCGTGCCTGCTGGTGTGGCTGCGTCCTCACTGGCGAGACCTGGAGCGCCTCAAAAGCACCGCCGCGCTGTTGGGCAAGGGCCACCTCGGGGAGCGTACGCGCCTTCCGCCCAGCTCCAGCATCGGCAGCCTGGCGACGGTGTTCGACACCATGGCCGACGATATCGAGCACCTGCTGAACCAGCAGCGCGACTTGCTCAATGCGGTCTCCCACGAACTGCGCACACCGCTCACCCGCCTGGATTTCGGCCTGGCGCTGGCGCTTTCCGAAGACTTGCCCCAGGCCAGTCGCGAGCGCCTGCAAAGCCTGGTGGCGCATATTCGCGAGCTGGATGAGCTGGTGCTGGAGTTGCTGTCCTACAGCCGCCTGCAAAATCCCGCGCAATTGCCCGAACGGGTCGAGGTTGCGCTCGATGAGTTTATCGACAGCGTGCTGGGCAGCGTCGACGACGAGCTGGAAAACCCCGAGATTGTCATCGACGTGGCGCTCGACTGCACCGTGGAGCGCTTCAGCCTCGACCCGCGCCTTACCGCCCGTGCCTTGCAGAACCTGCTGCGCAACGCGACGCGCTATTGCGACAAACGCATTCAGGTTGGGGTCAAGGTGTGTCCCAACGGCTGCGAAATCTGGGTGGACGACGACGGCATCGGCATACCGATGGACCAGCGCGAACGCATCTTCGAGCCGTTCTACCGCCTGGATCGCAGCCGCGACCGCGCCACCGGCGGTTTTGGCCTGGGCCTGGCAATCAGCCGACGTGCCCTGGAGGCCCAAGGCGGCACGTTGACGGCCCTGGCATCGCCCCTTGGCGGTGCGCGGTTCCGGGTGTGGTTGCCCAGCCAGGCCGATTAG
- a CDS encoding response regulator transcription factor, with protein sequence MPNILLVEDDAALSELIASYLERNGYHVSVLSRGDHVRERARLNPPDLVILDLMLPGLDGLQVCRLLRADSAGLPILMLTARDDSHDQVLGLEMGADDYVTKPCEPRVLLARVRTLLRRSSLSEPQVANDRIIMGNLCIDLSERTVTWREQAVELSSGEYNLLVVLARHAGEVLSRDQILQRLRGIEFNGTDRSVDVAISKLRRKFDDHAGEARKIKTVWGKGYLFSRSEWEC encoded by the coding sequence ATGCCCAACATCCTTCTGGTCGAAGACGACGCCGCACTTTCCGAGCTGATTGCCAGCTACCTGGAACGCAATGGCTATCACGTCAGCGTGCTCAGCCGTGGCGACCACGTCCGCGAACGTGCGCGTCTGAACCCACCGGACCTGGTGATCCTCGACCTGATGTTGCCGGGCCTGGACGGCCTGCAAGTCTGCCGCCTGCTGCGCGCCGACTCGGCGGGCCTGCCGATCCTGATGCTGACCGCCCGCGACGACAGCCACGACCAGGTGCTGGGCCTGGAAATGGGGGCCGACGATTATGTGACCAAACCCTGCGAGCCGCGCGTGCTGCTGGCCCGGGTGCGCACGCTGTTGCGCCGTAGCAGCCTCTCCGAGCCTCAGGTGGCCAACGACCGGATCATCATGGGCAACCTGTGCATCGACCTGTCGGAACGCACCGTCACCTGGCGCGAGCAGGCGGTGGAGCTGTCCAGCGGTGAATACAACCTGCTGGTGGTACTGGCGCGCCACGCCGGTGAAGTGCTCAGCCGCGACCAGATCCTGCAACGCCTGCGGGGCATCGAGTTCAACGGTACCGATCGCTCGGTGGACGTGGCCATTTCCAAGTTGCGGCGCAAGTTCGACGACCACGCCGGCGAGGCGCGCAAGATCAAGACCGTGTGGGGCAAGGGCTATCTGTTCAGCCGCTCCGAGTGGGAATGCTGA
- a CDS encoding efflux RND transporter periplasmic adaptor subunit, giving the protein MSKNLFAPFCLLALTLALSACGQSADEAPEMPLAKVRIETLQAKPLSITSELSGRIAAPRIAEVRARVAGVVMQRVFKEGHDVKQGDVLLRIDPAPFKADLDSAQANLSKAEANAFQARLQEQRYSQLVEGNAISGQEYDNARAALRQTNAEVAAQKAAVERARLNLGYATVTAPISGRIGRALVTEGALVGQNEATPLAIIQQLDPIHADLTQSTRELNDLRRAFRAGSLKQVGQDQAKATLIQDDGSLYPLPGKLLFAEISVDPGTGQIILRSEFPNPDLDLLPGSFVRVRLEQAVDKQGISVPQRAITRDSAGIPMVLLLDAEQTVSQQPVELGAVIEDRWIVSSGLKPGDRIIVEGLQHARPGEKVEVDDSPLVKE; this is encoded by the coding sequence ATGTCGAAGAATCTATTTGCGCCGTTTTGCCTGTTGGCCCTCACACTGGCGCTGAGCGCGTGTGGTCAGTCTGCAGACGAGGCGCCGGAAATGCCCCTGGCCAAAGTGCGCATCGAAACCCTGCAGGCCAAGCCCCTGTCCATTACCAGCGAACTGAGCGGGCGTATCGCCGCGCCGCGCATTGCCGAAGTGCGTGCCCGAGTGGCCGGTGTGGTCATGCAGCGTGTGTTCAAGGAAGGTCACGATGTGAAACAGGGCGACGTGCTGTTGCGCATCGACCCGGCGCCCTTCAAGGCCGACCTGGACAGCGCCCAGGCCAACCTGAGCAAGGCCGAAGCCAATGCGTTCCAGGCCCGCCTGCAAGAGCAGCGCTACAGCCAGTTGGTTGAAGGCAACGCCATCAGCGGCCAGGAATACGACAACGCCCGCGCCGCCCTGCGCCAGACCAACGCAGAGGTTGCTGCGCAAAAGGCTGCCGTCGAGCGCGCCAGGCTGAACCTGGGCTATGCCACCGTGACCGCGCCGATTTCCGGGCGCATCGGCCGTGCCCTGGTGACCGAAGGCGCGCTGGTCGGCCAGAACGAAGCCACGCCGCTGGCGATCATCCAGCAACTGGACCCGATCCACGCCGACCTCACCCAGTCCACCCGTGAGCTCAATGACCTGCGCCGCGCCTTTCGTGCCGGCAGCCTGAAACAGGTCGGCCAGGACCAGGCCAAGGCCACCCTGATCCAGGACGACGGCAGCCTGTACCCGTTGCCGGGCAAACTGCTGTTCGCCGAGATCAGCGTCGACCCAGGCACCGGGCAAATCATTTTGCGCAGCGAGTTCCCCAACCCGGACCTCGACCTGTTGCCCGGCAGCTTTGTACGGGTACGCCTGGAGCAGGCGGTCGACAAGCAAGGCATCAGCGTGCCGCAACGCGCCATCACCCGTGACAGCGCCGGCATCCCGATGGTGCTGCTGCTGGACGCCGAGCAGACCGTCAGCCAGCAGCCGGTGGAATTGGGCGCGGTGATCGAAGATCGCTGGATCGTCAGCAGCGGCCTCAAGCCAGGCGATCGCATTATCGTCGAGGGCCTGCAACATGCACGCCCCGGCGAAAAAGTTGAAGTGGACGACAGCCCGCTCGTAAAGGAATAA